The Lutibacter sp. Hel_I_33_5 genome has a window encoding:
- a CDS encoding DNA cytosine methyltransferase: protein MKPLNVVSLFNGMSTGHQALKNLDIPVNKYYSSEIKPFAIKLTQHHFPDTIQLGNILNWKEWDIDWKSIDLVLSGSPCKDLSIAGKRKGINGSNSGLFWVFIEILNHIKTLNPNVIFFQENVGSADKKDIRIMSDALGVLPVRYNSKLVTAQQRDRYYWSNIRVYEDWTGYKWTHIPEPKDKKIMFKDIIEDGFVNNEKSQALLESEAKTYGYKDMEKFTNLIKRREEAGKQLPNMIYVDKEKATCVLESESRPHNNQESLRKRNKKGFTNIVYIENQEVRVKTNTSKGYDVMTENDCLNLSFPTSTTRRGRVTKGKSPCLLAGNEPLYSLKDYTVRILSKIELLRLQGFPDDYCDILSRNHTASLVGDGWTLPMVEHFFSYIPEAIELINKYKPSESENLNKTEVEKNKCA from the coding sequence ATGAAACCACTAAATGTAGTATCACTTTTTAACGGAATGAGCACAGGTCATCAAGCACTTAAAAACCTTGATATACCAGTAAACAAATATTATTCTAGTGAAATAAAACCATTTGCAATAAAATTAACACAACACCATTTTCCAGACACAATACAATTAGGTAATATTCTTAATTGGAAAGAATGGGATATTGATTGGAAAAGTATTGATTTGGTTTTGAGTGGTTCTCCTTGTAAAGATTTAAGTATTGCCGGAAAGCGAAAAGGAATTAATGGATCTAATAGTGGTTTGTTTTGGGTGTTTATTGAAATATTAAACCATATAAAAACTTTAAACCCTAATGTTATTTTCTTCCAGGAGAATGTAGGTAGTGCTGATAAAAAAGATATTAGGATTATGAGTGATGCTTTAGGTGTTTTACCTGTTAGATATAATTCAAAATTAGTTACTGCACAGCAAAGAGATAGATATTATTGGTCTAATATAAGGGTTTATGAAGATTGGACCGGTTATAAATGGACACATATTCCAGAACCTAAAGACAAAAAAATAATGTTTAAAGATATTATTGAAGATGGTTTTGTAAATAATGAAAAATCACAAGCTTTATTGGAAAGCGAAGCGAAAACTTATGGTTATAAGGACATGGAAAAGTTTACAAACCTTATTAAAAGAAGAGAAGAAGCAGGTAAGCAATTACCAAATATGATTTATGTAGATAAGGAAAAAGCAACTTGTGTTTTAGAATCTGAAAGCAGACCACATAACAACCAAGAAAGTTTAAGGAAACGAAATAAAAAAGGCTTTACAAATATTGTTTACATAGAAAACCAAGAGGTAAGAGTAAAAACAAATACATCTAAAGGTTATGATGTAATGACTGAAAACGATTGTTTAAACTTATCTTTTCCAACTTCTACAACTCGAAGAGGAAGAGTGACAAAAGGTAAAAGCCCATGTTTATTAGCAGGAAATGAGCCTTTATATTCTTTGAAAGATTATACAGTTAGAATATTATCAAAAATCGAATTATTAAGGCTTCAAGGTTTTCCAGATGATTATTGTGATATTTTAAGCAGAAATCATACAGCAAGTTTAGTTGGTGATGGGTGGACTTTACCAATGGTTGAACACTTTTTTAGTTACATACCAGAAGCGATAGAATTAATAAATAAATACAAACCAAGTGAAAGTGAGAACCTTAATAAAACGGAGGTGGAAAAGAATAAATGTGCTTGA
- a CDS encoding phage tail tape measure protein — protein MSLATINIKFAADLKSFSTSMQNANRKISKMGKNMQKMGSNLSVGLTAPIVGLGVIASKTFSDFEQEMAKVQAVSGAAGKDFTDLKDNALDLGSATQFSAKQVASLQLNLSKLGFSSTEILAATEATIDLAIATGEDLAGSATVAASTIRGFGLTAADTGFVVDVMAKSFSSSALDLEKFKTAMGVLAPVAKTAGESLSSATGYLSILVNAGIDASTAGTGLRNVFLDAAKSGLSFRDALSKINNSANKNITALSLFGKRGATVATVLAENIEKADDLAESYSNSSGAAKQMASIVEDTLEGSMLRLKSSIEGLSISFGKVLAPGIRKVAKYFGGLADSFRELSPETKKSIVVFGAFAAAIGPLLVALGLLMTTVVPGLITSFGYLRASVLLLQTGFIKLTAIIAANPFGALAVAIAAAASYFVFFREETEKTVKTQSLLVQINDTAAKSIVNEKAKLTELLAIAKHEGVSKAQRLKALKEINKISPKYLGHLTLETINTDLARVAVEKYNKQLLETAKVKAAQSKLQQIQSKKIDIEISEAKKLVKDAKKLKQLKADAVTIEDRLRVRTLEKVGYGKVSNGIHAAQLQQLQREEDLLLKIITANKVKNKVVSTGVAVSSGKAKRPTAVGLNHGLKTKGPQATGLGIADGLSEEEKNIDTSLTNINNRFIDFSEQTSNVVSATAVNVLSSFGEMIAGLANGSLSMGDIAGGLMKTIGDLAVQLGKAAIEIGVGMLAIKAAFTNPFTAIAAGIALVAIGTLISSAASITSGNNNYAGAFANGGVVGGNSVVGDKLFARVNSGEMILNQRQQKNLHGMFGAAGGGAVEVNLMPSIDFSGDKFKIMLDRVEKRNARKR, from the coding sequence GTGAGTTTAGCTACTATAAATATAAAATTTGCCGCAGATCTAAAGTCCTTCTCGACTTCTATGCAGAATGCTAATCGTAAGATTAGCAAGATGGGTAAAAACATGCAGAAAATGGGTTCAAACCTTTCTGTTGGTTTAACTGCGCCTATTGTTGGTTTGGGTGTAATTGCTTCAAAAACCTTTTCGGATTTTGAACAAGAAATGGCAAAGGTTCAAGCTGTTAGTGGCGCGGCTGGAAAGGATTTTACAGATTTAAAAGATAATGCTTTAGATCTGGGTTCGGCCACTCAGTTTTCTGCAAAACAAGTTGCTAGTTTGCAGCTTAATTTGTCAAAATTAGGTTTTTCATCTACTGAGATTTTAGCAGCTACAGAGGCTACTATTGATTTAGCAATTGCTACTGGTGAGGATTTAGCTGGAAGTGCTACGGTAGCTGCTTCAACTATTCGTGGTTTTGGATTAACGGCAGCGGATACAGGTTTTGTTGTAGATGTTATGGCTAAATCTTTTTCTTCATCTGCTTTAGATTTAGAGAAATTTAAAACAGCAATGGGGGTTTTAGCTCCTGTAGCTAAGACAGCTGGTGAAAGCTTGTCAAGTGCAACAGGTTATTTATCTATATTGGTAAATGCGGGTATTGACGCAAGCACAGCGGGTACTGGTTTGAGGAATGTTTTTTTAGATGCTGCAAAAAGTGGTCTTAGTTTTAGGGATGCTTTGAGTAAAATTAATAATTCTGCAAATAAAAACATAACCGCGCTTTCGTTGTTTGGTAAGCGTGGTGCTACGGTTGCTACGGTTTTGGCAGAAAATATAGAAAAAGCAGATGACTTAGCGGAAAGTTACTCGAATTCTTCTGGTGCTGCTAAACAGATGGCTAGTATTGTTGAAGATACGTTAGAGGGTTCTATGTTACGTTTAAAATCATCTATAGAGGGTTTATCAATTTCTTTTGGCAAGGTTTTAGCACCTGGTATTAGAAAAGTTGCTAAGTATTTTGGTGGTTTGGCAGATTCTTTTAGAGAATTATCACCAGAAACAAAGAAATCTATAGTTGTTTTCGGTGCTTTTGCTGCGGCAATTGGTCCTTTATTAGTTGCGCTGGGTTTATTAATGACTACTGTTGTACCTGGTTTAATTACTTCTTTTGGTTATTTACGGGCTTCTGTATTATTGTTACAAACAGGTTTTATAAAGTTAACGGCAATTATAGCTGCGAATCCATTTGGAGCGTTAGCTGTTGCAATTGCAGCGGCGGCTAGTTATTTTGTTTTTTTTAGAGAGGAAACGGAAAAAACAGTTAAAACACAAAGTTTACTAGTTCAAATAAATGATACAGCTGCTAAGTCTATTGTAAACGAAAAAGCGAAGTTAACGGAACTGTTGGCTATTGCTAAACATGAGGGAGTTTCTAAGGCTCAACGATTAAAAGCGTTAAAAGAAATAAATAAAATTTCACCTAAATACTTAGGTCATTTAACGTTAGAAACAATTAATACGGATTTAGCTAGAGTTGCAGTCGAAAAATATAATAAACAACTTTTAGAAACTGCAAAAGTAAAGGCCGCGCAATCTAAGTTGCAACAAATACAATCTAAAAAAATAGATATAGAAATTTCTGAGGCAAAGAAATTAGTTAAAGATGCTAAAAAATTAAAGCAGTTAAAAGCTGATGCTGTTACTATAGAAGATCGTTTAAGGGTTCGTACTTTAGAGAAGGTTGGATACGGTAAGGTTTCAAATGGTATTCATGCTGCGCAATTGCAGCAATTACAGCGCGAAGAAGATTTATTACTAAAAATAATTACCGCCAACAAGGTTAAAAATAAAGTTGTTTCTACTGGTGTAGCGGTTAGTTCTGGTAAAGCAAAAAGACCAACTGCGGTTGGATTAAATCATGGTTTAAAAACTAAAGGGCCGCAAGCAACAGGTTTAGGAATTGCGGATGGTTTAAGTGAAGAAGAAAAAAACATTGATACATCGCTTACAAATATAAATAACCGTTTTATAGATTTTTCTGAACAGACGTCGAACGTTGTTTCTGCAACGGCGGTAAATGTATTGTCTAGTTTTGGTGAAATGATTGCTGGCTTAGCAAATGGGTCATTGTCTATGGGTGATATTGCTGGTGGGTTAATGAAAACTATTGGTGATTTAGCGGTTCAATTGGGTAAGGCGGCTATAGAAATTGGAGTGGGTATGTTGGCTATTAAAGCTGCTTTTACCAATCCTTTTACTGCAATTGCTGCTGGTATTGCATTAGTAGCTATAGGTACATTAATAAGTAGTGCGGCTAGTATTACTTCTGGTAATAATAATTACGCAGGTGCTTTTGCAAATGGTGGTGTTGTTGGTGGTAACTCGGTGGTAGGAGATAAGTTATTTGCTAGAGTTAATAGCGGTGAAATGATTTTAAACCAACGCCAACAAAAAAACTTACATGGTATGTTTGGTGCTGCTGGTGGTGGTGCTGTAGAAGTTAATTTAATGCCTTCAATAGATTTTAGTGGAGATAAGTTTAAAATCATGTTGGATAGGGTAGAAAAAAGAAACGCTAGAAAAAGATAA
- a CDS encoding HK97 family phage prohead protease: protein MNKQDINKVVVRDAFVRETTAEMIENRQVDFVISSEAIDSYGTVFKMDGWDLKRYLQNPVVCYQHRSSTDNPDDLIGVSTLRIEDGKLIGRVTFEEADVNPKADKIFRKVQNGTLKMASVGARILDAHYGDEKAGENADVLYFDRAELVEWSVVSVGANPEAHKRNAQTLEEIRTALVVDVSVVEQEEIKVNENRSVEEAQIVINKNRI, encoded by the coding sequence ATGAATAAGCAAGATATAAATAAGGTAGTTGTTAGAGATGCTTTTGTTAGAGAGACAACTGCAGAAATGATTGAAAATAGACAAGTAGATTTTGTTATTTCTAGTGAAGCAATAGATTCTTATGGTACTGTTTTTAAAATGGATGGTTGGGATTTAAAAAGGTATTTACAAAACCCTGTGGTGTGTTATCAGCATAGAAGTTCTACAGATAATCCAGATGATTTAATTGGTGTTTCTACGCTTAGAATTGAAGATGGAAAATTGATTGGTAGAGTAACTTTTGAAGAAGCCGATGTAAATCCAAAGGCCGATAAAATATTTAGAAAAGTACAAAACGGAACCTTAAAAATGGCTTCTGTAGGTGCTAGAATTTTAGACGCTCATTATGGCGATGAAAAAGCAGGTGAAAATGCAGATGTGCTTTATTTCGATAGAGCAGAATTAGTAGAATGGTCTGTAGTGTCTGTGGGAGCAAACCCAGAAGCGCACAAAAGAAACGCGCAAACATTAGAAGAAATTAGAACAGCATTAGTTGTTGATGTTTCTGTTGTAGAGCAGGAAGAAATAAAAGTTAACGAAAATAGAAGTGTTGAAGAAGCACAAATAGTAATTAATAAAAATAGAATTTAA
- a CDS encoding phage portal protein: protein MIVDALQQNYLQTRSAQPVSSGGFLGNFFGGGAVTKNGTVVNNNSALTLSAFYNGITILSNDYAKLPKSVIVKADNNRTPDSKHVVNNLIGTRPNQYMSAFNYDSIMMQCAILKGNAYSEIVRNKFTGKIESRQFINENKTPVTVKEFEEKLFYHFNNRVVPAENMEHIIGFSDNGITGIGVVAYAAKSLSVPLKSQEFAEEYYRSKGIGVGVITNAVPIKDDAKIRYAKAVSDQLSSANPFKVAVLDQAGSFQHVKLTPQESMFLETNKHAIEEVARWLNIPSHKLKSTENSNYSNMESQNIDHTSNSVLPWSIKFRQEQNEKLFTAKEKANGYRIHHNSNSLLEADKKTQAMWFSTLVYSGAMTRNEVRNLLDMNSLAGLDEPLTPVNMETMAQIQKKLKEVENE, encoded by the coding sequence ATGATTGTTGACGCATTACAGCAAAATTACCTACAAACAAGATCGGCACAACCAGTATCTTCTGGTGGCTTTCTTGGTAATTTCTTTGGTGGTGGTGCAGTAACTAAGAACGGAACAGTAGTAAATAACAATTCAGCGCTTACATTATCAGCTTTTTATAACGGAATCACAATACTGTCAAACGACTATGCAAAATTACCAAAATCTGTAATAGTAAAAGCAGATAATAACAGAACGCCAGACTCAAAACACGTAGTAAATAACTTAATTGGTACGCGCCCAAATCAATACATGAGTGCGTTTAATTACGATTCTATAATGATGCAATGCGCCATTTTAAAAGGGAACGCATATTCAGAAATTGTACGAAATAAATTTACAGGCAAAATTGAATCGCGCCAATTTATCAACGAAAATAAAACGCCTGTAACGGTAAAGGAGTTTGAAGAAAAATTATTCTATCATTTTAATAATAGAGTTGTTCCTGCGGAAAACATGGAGCATATTATTGGTTTTTCAGATAACGGAATTACAGGGATTGGTGTTGTGGCTTATGCTGCAAAAAGTTTAAGTGTTCCTTTAAAAAGTCAAGAGTTTGCAGAGGAGTATTACAGGTCTAAAGGAATTGGTGTTGGTGTTATAACTAACGCTGTACCAATAAAGGATGACGCAAAAATACGTTATGCAAAGGCGGTTTCAGACCAATTAAGTAGCGCAAATCCGTTTAAAGTTGCAGTTTTAGATCAAGCAGGTAGTTTTCAACATGTAAAACTAACACCACAAGAATCAATGTTTTTAGAAACCAACAAACACGCAATAGAAGAAGTGGCGCGTTGGTTAAACATTCCTTCACATAAATTAAAATCTACAGAAAATAGTAATTATTCAAATATGGAATCTCAGAATATAGACCACACGTCTAATTCGGTGCTTCCATGGTCTATAAAATTTAGACAAGAACAAAACGAAAAACTATTTACTGCAAAAGAAAAAGCGAACGGATATAGAATACATCATAATTCAAATTCATTATTAGAAGCTGATAAAAAAACGCAGGCCATGTGGTTTAGTACGTTGGTTTATTCTGGTGCTATGACAAGGAATGAAGTTCGTAATTTGTTAGATATGAACTCTTTAGCTGGATTAGATGAGCCGTTAACGCCTGTAAATATGGAAACAATGGCGCAGATTCAAAAGAAATTAAAAGAAGTAGAAAATGAATAA
- a CDS encoding terminase large subunit produces the protein MQIPKDIQNSIPFQYAAGVKSGKIICGLRIKQAIDRFYKLIESADDKGYWLDHKKGFAVIKFIENFIFHTKGKSAGTPFLLSPYQQFRFYNTYAWQTTNESGISIRLIRNVYVKVAKKNGKTAEEAADDLFLMAFDQEYGAEIYVGATKEDQAKLCFNQASEFVNNSSTLKKLGFKVYQKEIKFIHTNSFMKPLGGDSKTQDGINAHKSTIDEYHAHKDDSVKENLESSSASRLQPLTVTITTAGTNVHGVCKNFEDACINILEGVAEDDTFLIMIHDLDKNDDWENEDNWIKANPNLGVTVSLDFLRKEYLKAKNQPSKIPNFKTKHLNMWVDGASEWIPSEYWNKCMVPIKEENFALLGNCGGLDLSTTTDITAFALMSEPDAEGIRDLKVWCFCPLDTIEKRSKEDRVPYKYWSNLKRENTVDDNDTYLIATPGNMVEYSEVEKVVINQYYKNKTKHIEYDRKFSGSLVQNLQKENIELSPFTQTLMNYASPTKEFMRLIMSGKLRVGNNPILKWMLSGCVSITDTNENIRLDKSRSTKRIDGIIASIMALAGTMGVEEVKESKYNDPDVPIVLG, from the coding sequence ATGCAGATACCAAAAGACATACAAAATTCAATACCCTTTCAGTATGCGGCTGGTGTAAAATCTGGTAAAATTATTTGTGGTTTACGAATCAAACAAGCAATTGATCGTTTTTATAAATTAATAGAATCTGCAGATGATAAAGGTTATTGGTTGGACCATAAAAAAGGTTTTGCAGTTATTAAGTTTATTGAGAATTTTATTTTTCATACAAAAGGAAAATCCGCAGGCACACCGTTTTTGTTATCACCATATCAACAATTTAGATTTTATAATACGTATGCTTGGCAAACTACAAATGAATCTGGTATATCAATTAGATTGATTAGAAATGTTTATGTAAAAGTGGCTAAGAAAAATGGAAAAACTGCAGAAGAAGCAGCTGATGATTTATTCTTAATGGCTTTTGATCAAGAATATGGTGCAGAAATTTATGTAGGAGCAACAAAGGAAGATCAAGCAAAATTATGTTTTAATCAAGCTAGTGAATTTGTGAATAATAGTTCTACACTTAAAAAGTTAGGGTTTAAGGTTTATCAAAAAGAAATAAAATTTATTCATACAAATAGTTTTATGAAACCTTTAGGTGGTGATTCTAAAACCCAGGATGGTATTAATGCTCATAAATCAACAATAGATGAATACCATGCGCATAAAGATGATTCTGTAAAAGAAAATTTAGAATCTTCATCTGCATCAAGATTGCAACCTCTAACCGTTACAATTACAACCGCAGGAACAAATGTACATGGGGTTTGTAAAAATTTTGAAGATGCTTGTATTAATATTTTAGAAGGTGTTGCAGAAGATGACACTTTTTTGATAATGATACATGATTTAGATAAAAATGATGATTGGGAAAATGAAGATAATTGGATCAAAGCAAATCCAAATTTAGGAGTAACAGTATCATTAGATTTTTTAAGAAAAGAATATTTAAAAGCAAAGAATCAACCAAGTAAAATACCCAATTTCAAAACCAAACACTTAAATATGTGGGTGGATGGAGCGTCTGAATGGATACCCTCAGAATATTGGAATAAATGTATGGTTCCAATTAAGGAAGAAAACTTTGCTTTACTAGGTAATTGTGGCGGTTTAGATTTATCTACAACTACAGATATTACAGCTTTTGCTTTAATGAGTGAGCCAGATGCAGAAGGAATAAGAGATTTAAAAGTTTGGTGCTTTTGTCCTTTAGACACTATAGAGAAAAGAAGTAAAGAAGATAGAGTGCCATATAAATATTGGTCAAACTTAAAAAGAGAAAATACAGTAGATGATAATGACACGTATTTAATAGCTACACCTGGTAATATGGTTGAATATTCAGAAGTAGAAAAGGTAGTTATTAATCAGTATTACAAAAACAAAACAAAACATATAGAATATGATCGTAAATTTTCTGGTTCGTTAGTTCAGAATTTACAAAAAGAGAATATAGAGCTGTCTCCATTTACTCAAACTTTAATGAATTATGCCAGTCCAACAAAAGAGTTTATGCGTTTAATAATGTCTGGAAAATTAAGAGTTGGTAATAATCCTATTTTAAAATGGATGCTTTCTGGTTGTGTTTCAATTACAGATACTAATGAAAATATAAGATTAGATAAATCAAGGTCCACAAAAAGAATAGATGGTATCATCGCTTCAATTATGGCATTGGCTGGCACAATGGGTGTAGAAGAAGTTAAAGAAAGTAAATATAATGATCCAGATGTGCCTATTGTTTTGGGGTAA
- a CDS encoding phage major capsid protein, whose protein sequence is MKNSTELKQERASKIDAQEVIMNAAKGRAEGERNLTDAETVRFDALQVEVEAFDVDIARVEKFEANQAARSKSGGTIGAPVIHGPKKAERFSLLKGLRNLANGKSLVGAEKDLHDQTQEEMRNQGLETKEGLVLSMPMENRNQNVDGSSGAKGGVLVASTPQLIRPLQPKIAIESLGVNVMSGLVGDVPLPTSGAFTFSYAAENAPVNPTDVSFSGPTLKPKRCSGVVDISKKLLAQTSFDIEAYIIEQINIAYGNAVMQNAISGSGGAAPTGLLDLITTNINTTAGVGTYNTVVALEGLVDDANGTSVSRGYLSDTKLRASLKTTKIDAGSGIFLTDGKELNGYNYLASTLVPTLDTNKHPLIFGDWNQLTVGYWGSISIMVDPYTQAASSNVRLIIEGFSDVAVANEKAFAVNKVMTL, encoded by the coding sequence ATGAAAAATTCAACAGAGTTAAAACAAGAACGTGCTTCTAAAATTGACGCACAAGAAGTAATTATGAATGCTGCAAAAGGTAGAGCAGAAGGTGAAAGAAATTTAACGGATGCTGAAACTGTAAGGTTTGATGCGTTACAGGTAGAAGTAGAAGCATTTGATGTGGATATTGCAAGAGTAGAAAAGTTTGAAGCAAACCAAGCGGCTAGGTCTAAATCTGGCGGAACTATTGGCGCGCCTGTAATTCATGGTCCTAAAAAAGCGGAGCGTTTTTCTTTGCTTAAAGGATTAAGAAACTTAGCAAACGGTAAATCTTTGGTTGGTGCAGAAAAAGATTTGCATGATCAAACGCAAGAAGAAATGCGTAACCAAGGCTTGGAGACAAAAGAAGGTTTAGTGTTATCAATGCCAATGGAAAACAGAAACCAAAATGTAGATGGATCTTCTGGTGCAAAAGGTGGTGTTTTAGTTGCTAGTACACCGCAATTAATTAGGCCGTTACAACCAAAAATAGCAATTGAATCTTTAGGTGTTAATGTTATGAGTGGTTTAGTGGGTGATGTTCCGTTACCAACTTCTGGTGCTTTCACTTTTAGTTATGCAGCAGAAAACGCGCCTGTTAATCCAACAGATGTAAGTTTTTCTGGTCCTACATTAAAGCCGAAAAGATGTTCTGGGGTTGTAGATATTTCAAAAAAATTATTAGCTCAGACTTCTTTTGATATTGAAGCTTATATTATAGAGCAAATAAATATAGCATACGGTAACGCTGTAATGCAAAACGCAATTTCTGGCTCTGGTGGTGCTGCGCCAACTGGTTTGTTAGATTTAATTACTACAAATATAAATACAACTGCAGGTGTAGGAACATATAATACGGTAGTTGCTTTAGAAGGTTTAGTAGATGATGCAAATGGTACATCTGTATCAAGAGGTTATTTATCGGACACTAAGTTAAGAGCTTCTTTAAAAACTACTAAGATAGATGCAGGTTCTGGTATTTTCTTAACAGATGGTAAAGAGTTAAACGGTTATAATTATTTAGCAAGCACTTTAGTTCCAACGCTAGATACAAACAAACATCCATTAATTTTTGGAGATTGGAATCAGTTAACAGTAGGTTACTGGGGTTCTATTTCTATTATGGTAGATCCTTACACGCAGGCAGCTTCTTCTAATGTTAGATTAATTATAGAAGGTTTTTCTGATGTAGCAGTAGCAAATGAAAAAGCATTTGCAGTAAATAAAGTGATGACGTTATAG
- a CDS encoding phage tail tube protein translates to MLAYEGKMRIKSGTKTFKHEIECNISMNVAMQELATKDIVGKNYNPQDLEWSMSGSGIADNPEGAGELGIKDLADAMKAKQLAALEMTDGVAGNMAISGNGYYESLTIKSANKEKVTYDFSIKGIGEPTFATNA, encoded by the coding sequence ATGTTAGCATACGAAGGAAAAATGCGAATTAAATCGGGAACAAAAACATTTAAGCACGAAATTGAGTGTAATATTTCTATGAATGTTGCTATGCAAGAATTAGCGACAAAAGATATAGTTGGAAAAAATTATAATCCACAAGATTTAGAATGGTCTATGTCTGGTAGCGGTATTGCTGATAATCCAGAGGGTGCGGGTGAGTTAGGTATAAAAGATTTAGCGGATGCGATGAAAGCTAAGCAATTAGCTGCGTTAGAAATGACTGATGGGGTTGCTGGCAACATGGCTATTTCTGGTAATGGTTATTATGAGTCTTTAACAATTAAATCTGCTAACAAAGAAAAGGTTACTTATGATTTTTCTATTAAAGGAATTGGCGAGCCAACTTTTGCAACAAACGCTTAA
- a CDS encoding head-tail connector protein produces the protein MARIIDVAHTPTELITKAKAKKQLNIETSFTEDDDLIQDCIDAAIAYAERATNTIITEAKYQITGVDFADVLSFGYQKIKSLDEFTYKDEEGNVQTLSADSYSLNTVDDFENRICYTEGVTLPKVKAFTPDAVSFKVTCGYTKKPKDLIKAIMLLITDFYEVRGTTVKEKNTTADVIFQSYRYYKVDEK, from the coding sequence ATGGCTAGAATAATAGATGTAGCACATACGCCAACTGAGTTAATAACCAAGGCAAAGGCAAAAAAACAATTAAATATAGAAACTTCTTTTACAGAAGATGACGATTTAATTCAAGATTGTATTGATGCGGCAATTGCTTATGCAGAACGTGCAACCAATACTATTATTACAGAAGCTAAATATCAAATTACAGGAGTAGATTTTGCTGATGTATTATCGTTTGGGTATCAAAAAATTAAGTCGTTAGATGAGTTTACCTACAAAGATGAAGAAGGTAATGTACAAACATTATCTGCAGATAGTTATAGTTTAAATACCGTAGATGATTTCGAAAACAGAATCTGTTATACAGAAGGTGTTACGCTTCCAAAGGTAAAAGCGTTTACACCAGATGCAGTATCGTTTAAAGTAACCTGTGGATATACTAAAAAACCAAAAGATTTAATCAAGGCAATTATGTTATTGATTACAGATTTTTATGAAGTTAGAGGTACAACGGTAAAAGAAAAAAACACAACTGCAGACGTTATTTTTCAATCGTATAGATATTATAAAGTAGATGAAAAATAG
- a CDS encoding phage head closure protein: protein MKNSVFPGELNVRIEIKKKTSTQSPTGAPVDTIELFKSCRAKQIDLRGNEEEDGKIRFLITTEFIVRYDKALTKGKINDMMVVDDEGLEYQIISVIDKIPKRYLSIKTLRRE, encoded by the coding sequence ATGAAAAATAGTGTATTTCCTGGTGAATTAAATGTACGTATAGAAATCAAAAAAAAGACTTCTACACAATCGCCAACAGGTGCGCCAGTAGATACAATAGAGTTGTTTAAAAGTTGTAGAGCAAAGCAAATTGATCTACGAGGTAATGAAGAAGAAGATGGTAAAATTCGATTTTTAATAACTACCGAATTTATTGTTAGGTATGATAAAGCACTAACAAAAGGAAAAATAAATGATATGATGGTGGTAGATGATGAAGGGTTGGAATATCAAATAATATCAGTAATAGATAAAATACCAAAGAGGTATTTATCAATAAAAACATTAAGACGTGAGTAA
- a CDS encoding P27 family phage terminase small subunit — translation MSKTKLEIAHKNSEILKPESTTPETQNLYEVLKELPKPESSMKLSASQKKWWLWFGYEFVKTNQTTKVDLIHLQQAAFWMDARCKAIAEVNSKKGIDGLVQKFASGATNVTGYVSIIEKADKHLAEVSAHFGLSIKDRKKLGAVNSENDNQLSLLFGEVEKMLHG, via the coding sequence ATGAGTAAAACAAAATTAGAAATTGCACATAAAAATTCTGAAATTTTAAAACCAGAATCTACAACACCAGAAACGCAAAACTTATATGAGGTTTTAAAAGAATTACCGAAACCAGAATCATCTATGAAGTTGTCAGCTTCACAAAAAAAATGGTGGCTTTGGTTTGGTTATGAATTTGTAAAAACAAACCAAACCACTAAAGTGGATCTTATTCATTTACAACAGGCCGCGTTTTGGATGGATGCAAGATGTAAAGCGATTGCAGAAGTAAATTCTAAAAAAGGAATTGATGGTTTAGTACAAAAGTTTGCTTCTGGCGCAACTAATGTAACTGGTTATGTTTCTATAATTGAAAAAGCTGATAAACATTTGGCAGAAGTTTCTGCACATTTTGGCTTATCAATAAAAGACCGTAAAAAATTAGGTGCGGTAAATTCTGAAAATGATAATCAATTAAGTCTTTTATTTGGCGAAGTAGAAAAAATGTTACACGGGTGA